The sequence ACAATGGAAAGGTAATCACAACGGCAGGAATATCCGCCGGAATAGATGGCGCACTGCATTTGGTTGCAAAATTACATGGGTTAAATGCTGCTAAACGTATTGCATACAATATGGAATATGATAATTGGCAACTTGGAGATGGACTAATCCTATCTTCGGACAATCCATATGAAAACAGAATATCCACTGCAGACCTTATTGCTTTTGAAGGGCTTTATGAGTACAAAGATGGCAATCAAATTACATTGAAAATCAATAAAAAAGATGGTGACCTTTACACGGTGATAGATGAACTTGTTTATCCACTTTATCATGAAGAGGATGACATATTCTCAAATATAGGTGACGATCAAATTTTCTTTAAAAGAAATGATGAAAACAAAATTGTAGGGTATTCTTTAGAAAATGATGAAAAGGTCTATAAGAAGCTATAAACAATAACATGGTCTGGTCATCCCATCTTTTAGTTCTTTTTTCCTTTTTGGCATGCTTTGGAATTAAAGCACAAAAAGATACGTTTCGTTGCCCTCCTTGTGCTTCAGATTGTCACCGCACGGATTTTGAAGAATCAGGAAACTGCCCTATTTGTAACATGCCTCTTATAAAAGTAAACCAAACTCTGTTTGAAGGGTATGATAAGAAGGAAGTTATGATTTCAAACGACAGCATTCTATTAAATGCTGCATACTACACCCCTAAAAATAAAAACCGGATTAAAGGTGCAATGATTGTTGTTCATGGGTCAGCTCCCTCTAGGTACGAAGACATGACATACTATACCAAAATAGGGACCAAACTTAACATGGCCGTATTGGCATATGATAAAAGGGGAGTAGGAAAATCAGAAGGGAATTATCAATTCTTCAACGTTGAAGAAAGCGAAAATTGGTTCAATCTACTTGCATCTGATGTTTTGGCTTGTTTGTCATGGATAAAAAAGCAGCCAGAACTTCAAAAAACAAAAATAGGATTGATTGGTGGCAGTCAAGCTGGATGGATAATGCCATTGGCAGCATCAAAAAACAAGAATATTGATTTTATCATCATTGGGGAAGGGGTAGCCGTTTCTGCGGGTGAAGAACATTATTTTAGCCAACTGACAGGTGATGGTGACGAAAGTGTAAACAAACTGTCAATAGCAGAAGCACATTTAAAACTTCAAAAATTTAACGGCACCAAAGGCTTCGACCCTAGGAATATTCTTAAAGGACTAAAAGCAAAAACCTTGTGGATTCTGGGAACTCACGACCCTGTTATTCCTGTAGATGCCACACTTCATGAGCTACAAAGCATGAACAATCCAAATTTCCACGTTCAAATTCTAGAAAACGGAGATCACAACTTTAATAATACACAAACTGGAAAACCTTATAACCTACTTGAATTTATTGAGCCGTGGTTACTTAATAATGATATTCTAAATTAATATTGGCGCTACCTTTTTTCCTTTTCAGGGGAAAATACTTCATCCTTACGTTCAAAAAAGACCTCCATTGGCAAAAATCACATTGACCGTATGTTGGATGGTTTGATGTAAAATATTAAAAATGAACAGCTAACACTTTCAGACGGTATCTTTCAGTCTATCATTCATAAACCGAGAAGCTGTAGTCATAAGATCATCCCTTTATCAGGACAAAGTTTTCAATATATTTCTACACGTAAGACTCATCCCATTGAACACATTTAGTAAAATGTATAAATGAGTTGCTCCAAATATTACTTGATTCTCTTTTATTCTGAATTTCCAAATAAAGGATATATGCAATTATCAAATATTGAAAAACATATAAATGAGCAAGTAAAAAGTGATGTTAAGGAAAATGCTTTGGACTGTTTATATGCAGAGTATCATGAAAATGGCAGAATAAAAATTGAAGGCCAATTTGAAGAGTGTAATACCACGAAAGAGTGTGCCCAGAGCAAAACGCAGCATTATTATAGTGATGAATTAAAAACTGGTTTAGGTAAAAAACATGGTCTGTGGCTAGAATATTATGAAAATGGCATAGTAAAATCCAAACGCAATTACCATTGTGGCTTACAACATGGAAACTCACTTTTATATAGACAAGACAAGAAACTTTTAAGCTCACATTATCATGTATTTGGCAAAGAAATAAGTGTGCACAAGTTTCATAAAGCTGGTAGTCTTGAACTAAGCAAAGCCCATTTTTATAGCTTTAGTGAAGGATTCGCCCATAAATTAAAAATGACTTTGCACTGGGAGTTTTATAAAGATGGATCACTTAAAATCCAAAGAGAAACCCAATTTTTAGGTAACGACAAAGAAAGACAGGCTTTCAAGGAATATTACATCAATGGGGTACTAAAAACAGAGACGAGATTTCTTAACCAAAAAAGAGATGGTGTCCATCGGGAATATCATAAGAATAGTAATCCTAAATACAAAGGAGTTTTTAAAGACGGTAAACCAATTAATCAGCACTATTACCATAACTTAAACGGACAAAGGACATCGACTGAATATTGGTACAATGGCAAACTTCTAGGAATAGAAAAAAACAATGATGTATTTACTTCTCAGTAAGAGAATTTCAAAAAAATTCTTCTTGAAATAGTGTTTACAATAAAAAGTTAAACTCACTTTTCAACATACTGAATAGATGCAATCTGATCATCATCAAACGGCACCAAATTATCCTTTAAACTTCCATAGGAATCACATTGTTTTTCCAAATTACTACAACTGATCGTTGGAAAAACACAATTTTATATGTAAATTTAACGTTAAGCAATAGTAAATTAAATGTAATTAATCAATTCTAACCCATTAATCCATATTGATATGAAACAGCATATATACAAGTGGCGGGAACAATTTGTTGCACTATGGGAGTACACCAAGGACTACTCAAGAAAGTGCAGAATAGTGTACTATAACGTGCGGAATACCTAGGAGAAACTCTTAAACTTTTGTGGTAAATACACTACTTTTTTAGTTTCGAAAAAATCTTCTTTAAAATATTCTTTTAAATCAAAGGTTTCGACTGTTTTATAATCTTTCAATTCCTCTGTCAAATCACCGCCTTTTAAATAGAAAATTCCATTTTTTCTTTCATGAGTCGAGTCTTTTTTAATTTTTCCTTTGGTCCAGTGCACAAAAGTAGGCATGGCCGCAACAGCTCTGCTAACAATAAAATCAAATTGGCCGGTTAAATCCTCCACTCTAGTATGTTTTGCGGTTACGTTTTCCAATTGAAGTCCCTCAACAACTTCCTGTACAACTTTAATTTTCTTTCCAATTGCATCAACTAGAGTAAAATGAGTATTAGGAAATAGAATTGCAAGGGGAATACCAGGAAATCCACCCCCCGTTCCAACATCTAAAACTTTAGAGCCTTCATTAAAACTCTGAATTTTAGCAATTCCAAGGGAATGCAATACATGTCGCAGGTACAGTTCATCGATATCTTTACGAGACACCACATTTATCTTTTGGTTCCAATCTTGATAAAGTGCTTCTAAGCCCTTGAAGTGTTGAATCTGGGTATCAGTGAGTGTCGTAAAATATTTAGAAATTAAATCTGCATTCATACTCAATCTGTTAATTTCGGTAAAATTAATACTTTTAGACACCTTAACATCGTTTTCATATAAAGTTGGGGACTTGAGAAATCAATTTACTTACCTTTGTAAAAATTTAATTTATGGAAAAGGATACCATCCGATTTTCAAGAAAAGATTCAGCACAATTCTTCAGAACACTAAATAAAAGGGTAAACCAATATTTTAGTGAAAATCAAATAAAAAAAACCGGAAATTGGAAACTTCACCTTAAAACCGTTGTGATGTTTGCCGTTTTCTTGACTCCATACTTTTTAATGTTGACATTGAACCTACCATTTTGGGGTTACGTGCTGTTGTCAATCACCATGGGTGTAGGAATGGCTGGTGTGGGAATGAATGTTATGCATGATGGAAACCATGGTGCTTATTCCAATAAGAAATGGGTGAACAAGCTTATGGGTAGCAGTATCTATATTTTAGCTGGTAACGTATACAATTGGCAAGTTCAACATAATGTTTTGCACCATACATACACCAATATACATGAGCATGATGAAGATATGGAAGCAGGACGAATTCTTCGTTTTTCAAAACATGCCGAGTGGCAAAAACACCATAAATTTCAACACTTTTACTCCATTCTTTTATATGGATTATTGACTTTTAATTGGGCAATAACCACAGATTTCCAACAAATGTATCGCTACATGAAAAGAAAATTGTCTTATGGGAAGCTGCCAAATCCAGTAATAAATTGGAGTACATTGGTCATTACAAAGACAATATATATCACTATTTGGATTGTTTTACCGCTACTTCTGGTAGATATTCCATGGTGGCAGATATTGCTTGGTTTCTTTATTATGCATTATGTGGCTGGAGTGATTTTGAGTGTAGTATTTCAGCTGGCCCACATTGTTGATGAGGCAGATACTCCTCTACCTGATGAAAGCGGAACCATGAAAAATACTTGGGCCATTCATCAACTTGCGACAACGGTGAATTTTGGCACCAAAAATAGAATTGTAAATTGGTTTACCGGTGGTCTGAACCATCAGGTTGAACATCATATATTTCCAAATATTAGTCATGTTCATTATACAAAAATCTCCAAAATTGTGAAACAGACGGCCAAGGAGTTTAATTTGCCTTATAACGAGTATAAAACTACTAGAAAAGCTATAATTTCGCACTTCAAACATTTGAAAGAGTTGGGTAAAAATCCAGCACTTCAGTACCAGTAAAATAGCAAAACCAATGAGCAACCAACTTTCTGAAAGAATTAACAATCTAGTTCCTTCAGCAACTCTTGAAATGGCTGCAAAAGCCAGGGAACTTAGAGCATCTGGAAAAGATATTATTGGCCTTAGTTTAGGTGAACCAGATTTTAATACCCCAGACTACATTAAAGAGGCCGCCATACAGGCCGTAAATGATGGGTATAATTCGTACACGCCCGTAGATGGTTATGTAGAATTAAAAGATGCCATAAGCACCAAGTTCAAAAGAGATAATGATATCACTTATGAACGCCCTCAAATTGTTGTTTCTACAGGTGCAAAGCAAGCCCTTTACAATGTAGCTCAAGCTTGTTTAAATAAAGGAGATGAAGTCATCTTGCCTTGCCCATATTGGGTAAGTTACAGTGATATTGTTAAACTTTCTGAGGGAGTTCCCGTGGAAGTTGCCACATCCATAGACAATGACTTTAAAATGACACCGGAACAGTTGGAAGCGGCCATCACACCAAAGACTAAAATGTTGTGGTACAGTTCTCCATGCAACCCAAGTGGCTCAATTTATAGCAAGGAAGAATTAAGAGGTTTGGCCGATGTACTTCAAAAATACCCTGAAATTGTGGTGGTCAGTGATGAAATTTACGAACATATTAATTATGGAGTTACGAATCACGCCTCAATGGCTGCTTTTGATGACATGTATGATCGTACAGTTACAATAAACGGTGTTGCCAAAGCTTTTGCCATGACAGGGTGGCGAATAGGTTATATTGGAGCTCCAACATATATTGCCAGAGCTTGTAACAAATTGCAAGGACAGGTTACAAGCGGTGCCAATTGTATTGCTCAACGTGCCGTGATCACGGCATTGTTAGAATCTCCCAGTCGCGTTCAGTATATGGTGGACGAATTCAAAAACCGAAGGAAACTTATCTTGGAATTATTGAATAATATTGACGGATTTAAATGCAATGAACCAGAAGGAGCTTTTTATGTATATCCTGATGTGACCGCTTTTTTTGGAAAAACATTTAATGGCAAAACCATAAACAACGCATCTGACTTTGCCATGTACCTATTGGAACAAGCCAATGTTGCTACTGTTACCGGAGACGCTTTTGGAAACGGCAATAGCATCCGTATCTCTTATGCTGCAAGTGAAGAAGACATTAGAAAAGCTATTTCTAGGATTGCTGAAGCAGTAAAATAGACTATAAAGTAATTACAAAATAACCGCCCTCAAGGATATGAAATTCTTGAGGGTTTTTTATTTGAAAAGTTTTATCGCACTAGATAAAATCATATAGTATCTTCGAGAGAATAAAACTTTCCAAATGAAGAAACCAATTTTATATTTAACCTCGCTGATCTTTTGCTTAGTTTCTCTTTCTGGTTTTTCTCAAAAGAAACCCAATGTTGTATTGATTTTTCCGGACAATTTGGGCGTTGGTGAAGTTGCCGCTTACGGTGGTGCTCGTGGTGTACCCACCCCAAATATTGACAGAATAGGCGCTGAGGGTATTCGATTGACAAATTTTAATGTAGAATACTCATGCACCCCTTCTCGCATTGCAATACTTACTGGCAGGTATGCCGTTAGGGCAGGCGAAGACTATTACGCAGGCACTACACTATGGGAAGAAACCATTGCCGAGCGTTTAAAGTCTGTTGGATATTCAACTGCACTTTTTGGAAAATGGGATCTTGGAGCCAAAAACTGGCATGGAAAACGCGAACCGACCCACCAAGGTTTTGATGAGTGGTATGGAATTCCTGGTACCACCCATGTTTCCCAATTTCCTTCAATGGAAGGTTTTGACCCTAGTTTACAACCAGCTCCCTACATATGGGAAGGGAACGCAGGAACCGTATCCAAAAAAGTAAAACCTTTTAATCAAAAAACAAGACGTACAATTGACCGCGAAGCGGCAGAACGAAGCATTGCTTTTATAAAGAAGAATGCAGAAAAGGATAAACCGTTCTTTTTGTATTATGCCATGACACAGTTACATTTTCCCGCCTTGCCTCATCCCGATAAGGCTGGCACTACTGGAGCTGGGGATATGGGGGATTCAATGGCCGACGTAGATTATAACGTTGGTTTGATTTTAAATCAATTAAAAGAATTGGGAATCGAAGATAACACCTTGATTATATGGTGCACCGATAATGGGGCAGAAATGAGACGCCCTTGGAGGGGCTCACCCGGTCCGTGGCGTGGATATTATAATTCAGCAATGGAAGGCGGCATTCGAACCCCATGCGTTATTAGATGGCCAGATAGAATTAAGGCAGGGCAGGTTTCCAACGAAATGGTTCATGAAGTTGATTTATTCTCTACCATCATCAATGCCACAGGCAAAGATGAAGCTATACCAAAAGACCGAATCATAGATGGGATAAACCAACTCCCTTTTCTAGAAGGGAAGCAAAGTAAGTCCAACCGTGAAAGCGCCATATTCACACAAAGGTTCGGTCAAATAATGGCCGTCAAATGGCGAGATTGGAAACTATGGTATGTATACAAAACCGAAATGCCCGACCCTGAGCCTGAAAACCAAGTACGATTATTTGACTTAAGAGTGGATCCTAGGGAAGAAATAGATGTCAAAGATTACTATCCTGGAGTTATAGGTATTATGGATAGTATTGTGAAGGAATACGAGGCCTCATTCATTAAACACCCTAGAGTATCTGCGACCGCCAATGCTGTCGACCCCTATTTACCGCCTGAGGCAGGCTCTGGAAGTCCTGTAAAAACATATGAGAGAACAGATAGAACCACACTTGAAGAACGGAGTTCCGCTATGAAAAATCCTGATTTTTCAGGTACTTGGTCAACCACTGTACTTCATAGGGTCTCTGTTATTAATCGGGTAGATGAACCACCGGTACCGTCGCTAGGAAGTGGTTGGGGCGATAAAATATCCATCAAACATGTACCAAATCAATTGGATGTTGAACGTGTGGTCTTTGTTCCAAGGGAAATTCAACAATTAGTTCGTTACCATTTTGCCTTAGATGGTTCAAAGTCTGAAAATAATATACTAATGGGCCGTACCGGAAAACCTATAGTTTCAACCTCTTCTTGGAAAGACGACAGATTGATTATTACCTCTTCTTATCCTTTTCAAGATTCAAAAAGCGGAAAATGGTTAACTAGTAAAGTGACCCAGACCTTATGGCTTCAGCCCGCCAAAGGAACCCCATGGGAATCAACTTTAATTGTTGAAACAACCAGAGAAGGGCTATTGGGTGGTTTATCATCAACCAACCGCACAGTGTACACCAAAGGTTACAGGTAATGAAACAGATTGAACTTTAAGAGGTATTTATAACAACCTTAGGTCTTCTTCCAAAAATAGGGGGTTAATATAATTAACACGGTAAAAAGTTCTAAACGACCTAATAGCATTAAAAATCCGCACCACCATTTACCAGCATCTGGCAGACTATTGTAATTGCTAACAGGATTAAGACTTCCCAATGCAGGACCTACATTACCTAGAGAGGATGCCGAACCGCCAATTGCGGAAACAAAATCAAGGCCTAAAAACCCAAGCACCAAAGAACCTATTATGAAGAATAACATATAAAGCACAAAAAAGGCGATTATGTTGTACACGATATGTTCCGAAACTGTTTTTTCATTATAACGAACGGGAATAATTGCATTGGTGTGCAAGGTACGTTTAAACTCCAGCAGTCCGTTTTTTATAATCAATAAATGCCGCATCACTTTTATTCCACCTGCAGTGGAACCAGCAGACCCTCCCAAGAACATAAGTCCAAAAAAGAAAATAGTTAGAAAAGGAGTCCAACTTGTAAAGTCAGCAGTTACAAAACCTGTTGTTGTAACAATTGCCACAACTTGAAAAAGTGCGTGCCTAAATGCGCTCTCCGCCTTCCCTAAAACCATGGGGTGAAAATCAGATACGGGAACGTTCGCATTAAAATAAACCACTAATGCAGCTACAATTGTAAAGAGGACAATAAAAATTGTGTAGTATTTAAACTCTTCATCTTTTAGTATTCGTTGTACTTTACCCGTAAAAGCGAAATAACTCAATACAAAATTACTTCCTGCCAAAAACATAAATAGAATGGTAATATATTGTATTAGGGGTTGATTGTTCCAATATGCCAAGCTTGCATTTTTGGTTGAAAAACCTCCTGTTGATAGTGTTGCCAAGGAATGGTTCATGGCATCAAAAAAGGACATCCCCGCCAATTTTAATAAAATAGTTTCAGCTACCGTATATCCAAAATAAATTAACCATAAGCGCTTTGCTGTATCTGTTATTCTTGGGTGTAGCTTATCACCTGCTGGTCCGGGTGCTTCCGCTGCAAACAATTGCATCCCCCCTATACCTAAAAGTGGAAGAATAGCTATTGCAAGTACAATGATTCCCATCCCCCCTATCCAATGTGTTAGACTCCGCCAAAAAAGAATTCCTTCTGGCATTGCCTCTATATCATCTATAATGGACGCTCCAGTAGTTGTATAACCGGATATGGTTTCAAAAAAAGCGTTGGTAACTTCTGGTATTGCTCCTGAAAAAAGATAAGGTAGTGTTCCTGAGATAGACATAATTATCCATCCAAAAGTCACTACAATGTATCCTTCCTTTCTTTTTACTTCCTTTTTATGGCCCCT is a genomic window of Flagellimonas sp. CMM7 containing:
- a CDS encoding S9 family peptidase, encoding MVWSSHLLVLFSFLACFGIKAQKDTFRCPPCASDCHRTDFEESGNCPICNMPLIKVNQTLFEGYDKKEVMISNDSILLNAAYYTPKNKNRIKGAMIVVHGSAPSRYEDMTYYTKIGTKLNMAVLAYDKRGVGKSEGNYQFFNVEESENWFNLLASDVLACLSWIKKQPELQKTKIGLIGGSQAGWIMPLAASKNKNIDFIIIGEGVAVSAGEEHYFSQLTGDGDESVNKLSIAEAHLKLQKFNGTKGFDPRNILKGLKAKTLWILGTHDPVIPVDATLHELQSMNNPNFHVQILENGDHNFNNTQTGKPYNLLEFIEPWLLNNDILN
- a CDS encoding toxin-antitoxin system YwqK family antitoxin translates to MQLSNIEKHINEQVKSDVKENALDCLYAEYHENGRIKIEGQFEECNTTKECAQSKTQHYYSDELKTGLGKKHGLWLEYYENGIVKSKRNYHCGLQHGNSLLYRQDKKLLSSHYHVFGKEISVHKFHKAGSLELSKAHFYSFSEGFAHKLKMTLHWEFYKDGSLKIQRETQFLGNDKERQAFKEYYINGVLKTETRFLNQKRDGVHREYHKNSNPKYKGVFKDGKPINQHYYHNLNGQRTSTEYWYNGKLLGIEKNNDVFTSQ
- the rsmG gene encoding 16S rRNA (guanine(527)-N(7))-methyltransferase RsmG, whose translation is MNADLISKYFTTLTDTQIQHFKGLEALYQDWNQKINVVSRKDIDELYLRHVLHSLGIAKIQSFNEGSKVLDVGTGGGFPGIPLAILFPNTHFTLVDAIGKKIKVVQEVVEGLQLENVTAKHTRVEDLTGQFDFIVSRAVAAMPTFVHWTKGKIKKDSTHERKNGIFYLKGGDLTEELKDYKTVETFDLKEYFKEDFFETKKVVYLPQKFKSFS
- a CDS encoding acyl-CoA desaturase, whose amino-acid sequence is MEKDTIRFSRKDSAQFFRTLNKRVNQYFSENQIKKTGNWKLHLKTVVMFAVFLTPYFLMLTLNLPFWGYVLLSITMGVGMAGVGMNVMHDGNHGAYSNKKWVNKLMGSSIYILAGNVYNWQVQHNVLHHTYTNIHEHDEDMEAGRILRFSKHAEWQKHHKFQHFYSILLYGLLTFNWAITTDFQQMYRYMKRKLSYGKLPNPVINWSTLVITKTIYITIWIVLPLLLVDIPWWQILLGFFIMHYVAGVILSVVFQLAHIVDEADTPLPDESGTMKNTWAIHQLATTVNFGTKNRIVNWFTGGLNHQVEHHIFPNISHVHYTKISKIVKQTAKEFNLPYNEYKTTRKAIISHFKHLKELGKNPALQYQ
- a CDS encoding pyridoxal phosphate-dependent aminotransferase — translated: MSNQLSERINNLVPSATLEMAAKARELRASGKDIIGLSLGEPDFNTPDYIKEAAIQAVNDGYNSYTPVDGYVELKDAISTKFKRDNDITYERPQIVVSTGAKQALYNVAQACLNKGDEVILPCPYWVSYSDIVKLSEGVPVEVATSIDNDFKMTPEQLEAAITPKTKMLWYSSPCNPSGSIYSKEELRGLADVLQKYPEIVVVSDEIYEHINYGVTNHASMAAFDDMYDRTVTINGVAKAFAMTGWRIGYIGAPTYIARACNKLQGQVTSGANCIAQRAVITALLESPSRVQYMVDEFKNRRKLILELLNNIDGFKCNEPEGAFYVYPDVTAFFGKTFNGKTINNASDFAMYLLEQANVATVTGDAFGNGNSIRISYAASEEDIRKAISRIAEAVK
- a CDS encoding sulfatase-like hydrolase/transferase, whose product is MKKPILYLTSLIFCLVSLSGFSQKKPNVVLIFPDNLGVGEVAAYGGARGVPTPNIDRIGAEGIRLTNFNVEYSCTPSRIAILTGRYAVRAGEDYYAGTTLWEETIAERLKSVGYSTALFGKWDLGAKNWHGKREPTHQGFDEWYGIPGTTHVSQFPSMEGFDPSLQPAPYIWEGNAGTVSKKVKPFNQKTRRTIDREAAERSIAFIKKNAEKDKPFFLYYAMTQLHFPALPHPDKAGTTGAGDMGDSMADVDYNVGLILNQLKELGIEDNTLIIWCTDNGAEMRRPWRGSPGPWRGYYNSAMEGGIRTPCVIRWPDRIKAGQVSNEMVHEVDLFSTIINATGKDEAIPKDRIIDGINQLPFLEGKQSKSNRESAIFTQRFGQIMAVKWRDWKLWYVYKTEMPDPEPENQVRLFDLRVDPREEIDVKDYYPGVIGIMDSIVKEYEASFIKHPRVSATANAVDPYLPPEAGSGSPVKTYERTDRTTLEERSSAMKNPDFSGTWSTTVLHRVSVINRVDEPPVPSLGSGWGDKISIKHVPNQLDVERVVFVPREIQQLVRYHFALDGSKSENNILMGRTGKPIVSTSSWKDDRLIITSSYPFQDSKSGKWLTSKVTQTLWLQPAKGTPWESTLIVETTREGLLGGLSSTNRTVYTKGYR
- a CDS encoding TrkH family potassium uptake protein — protein: MGLNTRIIVHIMGLLLLCNGSFMLLAAFVSGIYKDGVTLDITLAAIVTMLFGVMAMFYTRGHKKEVKRKEGYIVVTFGWIIMSISGTLPYLFSGAIPEVTNAFFETISGYTTTGASIIDDIEAMPEGILFWRSLTHWIGGMGIIVLAIAILPLLGIGGMQLFAAEAPGPAGDKLHPRITDTAKRLWLIYFGYTVAETILLKLAGMSFFDAMNHSLATLSTGGFSTKNASLAYWNNQPLIQYITILFMFLAGSNFVLSYFAFTGKVQRILKDEEFKYYTIFIVLFTIVAALVVYFNANVPVSDFHPMVLGKAESAFRHALFQVVAIVTTTGFVTADFTSWTPFLTIFFFGLMFLGGSAGSTAGGIKVMRHLLIIKNGLLEFKRTLHTNAIIPVRYNEKTVSEHIVYNIIAFFVLYMLFFIIGSLVLGFLGLDFVSAIGGSASSLGNVGPALGSLNPVSNYNSLPDAGKWWCGFLMLLGRLELFTVLIILTPYFWKKT